The Macaca thibetana thibetana isolate TM-01 chromosome 19, ASM2454274v1, whole genome shotgun sequence genome has a segment encoding these proteins:
- the PRX gene encoding periaxin, producing MEARSRSAEELRRAELVEIIVETEAQTGVSGINVAGGGKEGIFVRELREDSPAARSLSLQEGDQLLSARVFFENFKYEDALRLLQCAEPYKVSFCLKRTVPTGDLALRPGTVSGYEIKGPRAKVAKLNIQSLSPVKKKKMVPGALGVPADLAPVDVEFSFPKFSRLRRGLKAEAAKGPVPAAPARRRLQLPRLRVREVAEEAQAARLAAAAPPPRKAKVEAEVAAGARFTAPQVELVGPRLPGAEVGVPQVSAPKAAPSAEAAGGFALHLPTLGLGAPAPPAVEAPAVGIQVPQVELPALPSLPALPPLPCLETREGAVSVVVPTLDVAAPTVGVDLALPGAEVEARGEAPEVALKMPRLSFPRFGARAKEVAEAKVAKGIPEARVKGPRLRMPTFGLSLLEPRPAAPEVVESKLKLPTIKMPSLGIGVSGPEVKVPKGPEVKLPKAPEVKLPKVPEAALPEVRLPEVELPKVSEMKLPKVPEMAVPEVRLPEVQLPKVPEMKLPKVPEMAVPEVRLPEVQLPKVSEMKLPKVPEMAVPEVRLPEVQLPKVSEMKLPKVPEMAVPEVRLPEVQLPKVPEMKVPEMKLPKVPEMKLPEMKLPEVKLPKVPEMAVPDVHLPEVQLPKAPEMKLPKMPEMAVPEVRLPEVQLPKVSEMKLPKVPEMAVPDVHLPEVQLPKVSEMKVPDVKLPEVKLPKVPEMAVPDVHLPEVQLPKASEIRMPEVQLPKVPDVHLPKAPEVKLPRAPEVQLKAAKGEQAEGMEFGFKMPKMTMPKLGRAESPSRGKPGEAGAEVSGKLVTLPCLQPEVDGEAHVGVPSLTLPSVELDLPGALGLERQVPATEMGKVERVEGPEVREVGFRVPSVEIVTPQLPAVEIEEGRLEMMEMKVKPSSKFSLPKFGLSGPKVAKAEAEGPGRATKLKVSKFAISLPKARVGAEAEAKGAGEAGLLPALDLSIPQLSLDAHLPSGKAEVAGADLKVKGPRFALPKFGVRGRDTEAAELVPGMAELEGKGWGWDGRVKMPKLKMPSFGLARGKEAEVQGERASPGEKAESTAVQLKIPEVELVTLGAQEEGKAEGAVAVSGMQLSGLKVSTARQVVTEGHEAGLRMPPLGISLPQVELTGFGEVGTPGQQAESTAPSAEDTAGCRVQVPQVTLSLPGAQVAGGELLVGEGVFKMPTVTVPQLELDVGLSREAQAGEVATGKGGLRLKLPTLGTGAGVGGESAEEQPPGDERTFRLSLPDVELSPPGGNHAEYQVADGEGEAGHKLKVRLPRFGLVWAKEGAEEGEKAKSPKLRLPRVGFSQSEMVTGEGSPSPEEEEEEEGSGEGALGRRGRVRVRLPRVGLAAPSKASRGQEGDAAPKCPVREKSPKFRFPRVSLSPKARSGSGDQEEGGFRVRLPSVGFSETGAPGPARMEGAQAAAV from the exons ATGGAGGCCAGGAGCCGGAGTGCAGAG GAGCTGAGGCGGGCGGAGTTGGTGGAAATTATCGTGGAGACAGAGGCGCAGACCGGGGTCAGCGGCATCAACGTAGCTGGCGGCGGCAAAGAGGGAATCTTCGTTCGGGAGCTGCGCGAGGACTCACCGGCCGCCAGGAGCCTCAGCCTGCAGGAAG GGGACCAGCTGCTGAGTGCCCGAGTGTTCTTCGAGAACTTCAAGTACGAGGACGCGCTACGCCTGCTGCAATGCGCCGAGCCTTACAAAGTCTCCTTCTGCCTCAAGCGTACTGTGCCCACCGGGGACCTGGCGCTGCGGCCTGGGACCGTGTCTGGCTACGAGATCAAGGGCCCGCGGGCCAAGGTGGCCAAGCTG AACATCCAGAGTCTGTCCCctgtgaagaagaagaagatggtgCCTGGGGCTCTGGGGGTCCCCGCTGACCTGGCCCCTGTTGACGTCGAGTTCTCCTTTCCCAAGTTCTCCCGCCTGCGCCGAGGCCTCAAAGCTGAGGCTGCCAAGGGTCCTGTCCCGGCTGCCCCTGCCCGCCGGCGCCTCCAGCTGCCTCGGCTGCGTGTACGAGAAGTGGCCGAAGAGGCTCAGGCAGCCCGGCTGGCCGCTGCTGCTCCTCCCCccaggaaggccaaggtggaggccgaggtggctgcaGGGGCTCGTTTCACAGCCCCTCAGGTGGAGCTGGTTGGGCCCCGGCTGCcaggggccgaggtgggtgtccCCCAGGTCTCAGCCCCCAAGGCTGCCCCCTCTGCAGAGGCAGCTGGTGGCTTTGCCCTCCACCTACCAACCCTTGGGCTCGGAGCCCCGGCTCCGCCTGCTGTGGAGGCCCCAGCCGTGGGGATCCAGGTCCCCCAGGTGGAGCTGCCTGCCTTACCCTCACTGCCCGCTCTGCCTCCACTTCCCTGCCTAGAGACCCGGGAAGGGGCTGTGTCGGTAGTAGTGCCCACCCTGGATGTGGCAGCACCGACTGTGGGGGTGGACCTGGCCTTGCCGGGTGCAGAGGTGGAGGCCCGGGGAGAGGCACCTGAGGTGGCCCTGAAGATGCCCCGCCTTAGTTTCCCCCGATTTGGGGCTCGAGCAAAGGAAGTTGCTGAGGCCAAGGTAGCCAAGGGCATCCCTGAGGCCAGGGTGAAAGGTCCCAGACTTCGAATGCCCACCTTTGGGCTTTCCCTCTTGGAGCCCCGGCCTGCTGCTCCTGAAGTTGTAGAGAGCAAGCTGAAGCTGCCCACCATCAAAATGCCCTCCCTTGGCATCGGAGTGTCAGGGCCTGAGGTCAAGGTGCCCAAGGGACCTGAAGTGAAGCTCCCCAAGGCTCCTGAGGTCAAGCTTCCAAAAGTGCCCGAGGCAGCTCTTCCAGAGGTTCGACTCCCAGAGGTGGAGCTCCCCAAGGTGTCAGAGATGAAGCTCCCAAAGGTGCCAGAGATGGCTGTGCCGGAGGTGCGGCTTCCAGAGGTGCAGCTGCCGAAAGTCCCAGAGATGAAACTCCCAAAGGTGCCAGAGATGGCTGTGCCAGAGGTGCGGCTTCCAGAGGTGCAGCTGCCCAAAGTGTCAGAGATGAAACTCCCAAAGGTGCCAGAGATGGCTGTGCCAGAGGTGCGGCTTCCAGAGGTGCAGCTGCCCAAAGTGTCAGAGATGAAACTCCCAAAGGTGCCAGAGATGGCTGTGCCGGAGGTGCGGCTTCCAGAGGTGCAGCTGCCGAAAGTCCCAGAGATGAAAgtccctgagatgaagcttccaaaggtgcctgagatgaagcttcctgAAATGAAACTCCCCGAAGTGAAACTCCCGAAGGTGCCTGAGATGGCCGTGCCCGACGTGCACCTCCCAGAGGTGCAGCTGCCGAAAGCCCCAGAGATGAAACTCCCTAAAATGCCCGAGATGGCTGTGCCAGAGGTTCGACTCCCCGAGGTGCAGCTGCCAAAAGTCTCAGAGATGAAACTCCCCAAGGTGCCTGAGATGGCCGTGCCCGATGTACACCTCCCAGAGGTGCAGCTGCCCAAGGTCTCCGAAATGAAAGTCCCTGACGTGAAGCTCCCAGAGGTAAAACTCCCCAAGGTGCCTGAGATGGCCGTGCCCGATGTGCACCTCCCTGAGGTGCAGCTGCCGAAAGCGTCAGAGATTCGGATGCCGGAAGTGCAACTACCGAAGGTTCCCGATGTGCATCTTCCGAAGGCACCAGAGGTGAAGCTGCCTAGGGCTCCAGAGGTGCAGCTAAAGGCCGCCAAGGGAGAGCAGGCAGAAGGGATGGAATTTGGCTTCAAGATGCCCAAGATGACCATGCCCAAGCTAGGGAGGGCAGAGTCCCCGTCACGGGGAAAGCCAGGCGAGGCGGGTGCTGAGGTCTCAGGGAAGCTGGTAACACTTCCCTGTCTGCAGCCAGAGGTGGATGGTGAGGCTCATGTGGGTGTCCCCTCTCTCACTCTGCCCTCAGTGGAGCTAGACCTACCAGGAGCCCTTGGCCTGGAGAGGCAGGTCCCAGCCACTGAAATGGGCAAGGTAGAGCGGGTGGAGGGCCCCGAGGTCAGGGAAGTGGGCTTCCGAGTGCCCTCTGTTGAAATTGTCACTCCACAGCTGCCTGCTGTGGAAATTGAGGAAGGGCGGCTGGAGATGATGGAGATGAAAGTCAAGCCCTCTTCCAAGTTCTCCTTACCTAAGTTTGGACTCTCAGGGCCAAAGGTGGCTAAGGCAGAGGCTGAGGGGCCTGGGCGAGCCACCAAGCTGAAGGTATCCAAGTTTGCCATCTCACTCCCCAAGGCTCGGGTGGGGGCTGAGGCTGAGGCCAAAGGGGCTGGGGAGGCAGGCCTGCTGCCTGCCCTCGATCTGTCCATCCCACAGCTCAGCCTGGATGCCCACCTGCCCTCAGGCaaggcagaggtggcaggggCCGACCTCAAGGTCAAGGGGCCCAGGTTTGCTCTGCCCAAGTTTGGGGTCAGAGGCCGGGACACTGAGGCAGCAGAACTAGTGCCGGGGATGGCTGAGTTGGAGGgcaagggctggggctgggatgggagggTGAAGATGCCCAAGCTGAAGATGCCCTCCTTTGGGCTGGCTCGAGGGAAGGAAGCAGAAGTTCAAGGTGAGCGTGCCAGCCCGGGGGAAAAGGCTGAGTCCACGGCTGTGCAGCTTAAGATCCCCGAGGTGGAGCTGGTCACACTGGGCGcccaggaggaagggaaggcagagGGGGCTGTGGCCGTCAGTGGAATGCAGCTGTCAGGCCTGAAGGTGTCCACAGCCAGGCAGGTGGTCACCGAGGGCCATGAGGCGGGGCTGAGGATGCCTCCGCTGGGCATCTCCCTGCCCCAGGTGGAGCTGACCGGCTTTGGGGAGGTGGGTACCCCAGGGCAGCAAGCTGAGAGTACGGCCCCTTCGGCAGAGGACACAGCAGGCTGCAGGGTTCAGGTGCCCCAGGTGACCCTGTCTCTGCCTGGAGCCCAGGTTGCAGGTGGGGAGCTGTTGGTGGGTGAGGGTGTCTTCAAGATGCCCACCGTGACAGTGCCCCAGCTTGAGCTGGACGTGGGGCTAAGCCGAGAGGCACAGGCAGGCGAGGTGGCCACAGGCAAGGGTGGGCTGAGGCTGAAGTTGCCCACACTGGGGActggagctggggtggggggcgAGAGTGCTGAGGAGCAGCCCCCAGGGGATGAGCGTACCTTCCGCCTCTCACTGCCCGACGTGGAGCTCTCACCACCCGGGGGCAACCACGCCGAGTACCAGGTGGCAGACGGGGAGGGGGAGGCTGGACACAAGCTCAAGGTACGGCTGCCCCGGTTTGGCCTGGTGTGGGCCAAAGAGGGGGCCGAGGAGGGTGAGAAGGCCAAGAGCCCCAAACTCAGGCTGCCCCGAGTGGGCTTCAGCCAAAGTGAGATGGTCACTGGGGAAGGCTCCCCAAGccccgaggaggaggaggaggaagagggcagTGGGGAAGGGGCCTTGGGGCGCCGGGGCCGGGTCCGGGTCCGCTTGCCACGTGTAGGCCTGGCGGCCCCTTCTAAAGCCTCTCGGGGGCAGGAGGGCGACGCAGCTCCCAAGTGCCCCGTCAGAGAGAAGTCACCCAAGTTCCGCTTCCCCAGGGTGTCCCTAAGCCCCAAGGCCCGGAGTGGGAGTGGGGACCAGGAAGAAGGTGGATTCCGGGTGCGGCTGCCCAGTGTGGGGTTTTCAGAGACAGGGGCTCCAGGCCCGGCCAGGATGGAGGGGGCTCAGGCTGCGGCCGTCTGA